A single region of the Salvia miltiorrhiza cultivar Shanhuang (shh) chromosome 8, IMPLAD_Smil_shh, whole genome shotgun sequence genome encodes:
- the LOC130998142 gene encoding protein ALP1-like: protein MSSSSSSHEDERRAEEFSNLVQQFNQIVQDIGDPEEQPRRRRRSAQKKAFIRRDREAGAVCLHADNFDENPIYPDNIFRRRFRMRHALFLRIVNAVASDSYFQQRTDALGRPGFAPLQKYTVAVRMLANGGATDQYDEYLRIAEPTALDCLRRFSRAIIQLFGAEYLRRPTSADCQRLLAMHEAKHGFPGMLGSLDCMHWAWKNCPTAWQGAYTRGDQGEPTIILEAVASQDLWIWHAFFGTPGSNNDINVLNNSTLFNDRLQGMGVPVTYQVNDAYYTSGYYLTDGIYPNWPVFVKSPTHPTDPKGKRFKVMQEAARKDIERAFDVLQARWAIVKDPARLWSKEAMSDIMFTCIILHNMIIEDEGEQATQWEEDADEASSSAASQPRTGAPSDFRAFVARQASMRDAEMHAHLTLDLKEHIWSLGPPNHRTKRSVIGNNIEVAAFSGERGEA, encoded by the exons ATGTCTTCCTCCTCATCAAGCCACGAGGACGAGCGACGTGCTGAAGAATTTTCCAATCTTGTACAACAATTTAACCAAATTGTTCAAGATATTGGTGATCCAGAAGAGCAACCTCGTCGTCGGCGACGAAGCGCGCAGAAGAAGGCTTTCATTCGTCGGGACCGTGAAGCCGGCGCTGTATGTTTGCACGCGGATAACTTTGATGAAAATCCGATCTACCCCGACAACATCTTCCGCCGTCGTTTTCGGATGCGTCATGCGTTGTTTTTGCGCATCGTTAATGCCGTCGCCTCCGATTCATACTTCCAACAACGCACGGATGCACTTGGGAGGCCCGGCTTCGCGCCATTGCAAAAATACACTGTCGCTGTTCGTATGCTAGCTAACGGTGGGGCAACGGACCAATACGACGAGTATCTCCGGATTGCAGAGCCCACAGCGTTGGACTGCTTGCGCAGATTCAGTCGAGCCATTATTCAACTCTTCGGCGCGGAGTACTTGAGGAGGCCGACTTCCGCTGACTGCCAACGGCTTCTAGCAATGCACGAAGCGAAGCACGGCTTCCCGGGAATGCTAGGGAGCcttgattgcatgcattgggcgtggaagaattgtCCAACGGCATGGCAAGGCGCATACACTCGCGGCGATCAGGGGGAACCGACCATCATCCTCGAAGCCGTCGCCTCGCAAGATCTATGGATCTGGCATGCTTTTTTTGGGACtcctggttcgaacaacgacatcaacgtgctcaacaactcGACGTTGTTCAACGATCGACTGCAAGGAATGGGGGTGCCGGTCACATATCAAGTCAATGATGCCTACTATACAAGTGGGTACTACTTGACTGACGGCATCTATCCCAATTGGCCTGTATTCGTGAAGAGTCCTACACATCCGACGGATCCGAAGGGGAAGAGGTTCAAAGTGATGCAGGAAGCGGCTCGCAAGGATATTGAACGAGCCTTCGACgtccttcaagctcgttgggcaATCGTCAAAGACCCTGCGCGTCTTTGGAGCAAGGAGGCGATGAGCGACATCATGTTCACgtgcatcattttgcacaacatgatcatcgaAGACGAAGGCGAGCAAGCAACACAgtgggaagaagacgccgacgaAGCTTCGAGTAGCGCCGCATCTCAACCTCGTACCGGTGCTCCGTCGGATTTTCGTGCATTTGTTGCACGACAAGCATCCATGCGAGACGCGGAGATGCATGCTCACCTCACTTTGGActtgaaggagcacatttggtctc TGGGCCCTCCTAATCACCGGACGAAAAGAAGTGTCATCGGCAATAACATAGAGGTAGCTGCATTTTCAGGAGAAAGGGGCGAGGCATAG
- the LOC131001524 gene encoding methylmalonate-semialdehyde dehydrogenase [acylating], mitochondrial-like isoform X2, which translates to MEIPSSSEFTWQNMMLPPPSRTFQDREDLISYVRDFGVSQGYIVTIRKSKKDRSVVLGCDRGGTYRNRRNGEEMKRKREASSRLINCPFQAIGKKDDDVWVLTVRNGEHNHEPLKDISEHRYSRRLTEEEVEQIKLMNEAGAKPRQMLEALKQSNPEFHSTPRHLYNVKAKIRQGLSEKSFKYWRPNLSAAVGAPTVRSVKVTNYIGGKFLESQACEVIDVINPATQEVGSQVPMTTFEEFKAAVDAAKQAFPPWKNTPVYTRQRVMFKLQELIRRDIDKISMNLTKEQGKTLISSKADVLYGIELVERACGMATLLAGKYVPNAANGIDTLCTREPIGVCAGICLSNLPTMIPLWMFPVAVTCGNTFILKPSEKNPGVSMMVAALAAEAGLPDGVLNIVHGNHEIARNICGDEDIKAVSLVSPNTVGMDLYARAAVRGKRVQSNIEVKNHIIIMPDASADAALDAVIEYGFGASGTQRFISPCVAVFVGSSSQWEQKLVERAKELKVNAGVEPGTDIGPVISKEAKDRMCRLVQSGICSGARLVLDGRQIVVQRYGEGNFLGPTIMCDVTTSMDCYKEEVDGPVLLCMQAGNLDEAISIVNSSKLGRGASIFTSSCATARKFQNEVETGLVGINVPVSLSLPLSTFSCSSVAGDLDFCGNADVHFYTQSKTVVQRWKELPRGRVPPSHPHPPTFEIETCSPGTSPVQCCGSERDSFGGMGSKTTPSALPELPSDDFPMALGSPLASSSAPQPVPMGLEGATTLPSTSLMHQEQSRMMHSATPVDSTNQHASTSTPSLSSDGIWSENMEAMNDRSPPTTERFYLPTMSRDENMAMLSRRHDGPPFSERLHLPVSDGMRLTRLNGDASARLDSAAVSRCTEIYSASAARWNVEASSNRNSTLSTSQGMYVQTPNSPAVEDHREGVL; encoded by the exons ATGGAAATCCCTTCCTCGTCTGAATTCACTTGGCAAAACATGATGCTTCCACCCCCGTCCCGAACGTTTCAGGATCGCGAAGACCTTATCAGTTATGTTCGTGATTTTGGTGTTAGCCAAGGATACATTGTAACGATACGGAAATCTAAGAAGGATAGAAGTGTTGTACTTGGTTGTGATAGAGGAGGTACTTATCGAAATAGGCGTAATGGTGAGGAGATGAAGCGCAAAAGGGAGGCTAGTTCTCGCCTCATAAACTGTCCTTTTCAAGCTATAGGAAAAAAAGACGATGATGTCTGGGTTCTCACAGTTAGAAATGGTGAGCACAACCATGAACCGCTAAAAGACATATCCGAGCACCGCTATAGTCGTCGTCTTACAGAGGAGGAGGTAGAGCAGATCAAGCTAATGAACGAAGCAGGAGCTAAGCCACGTCAAATGCTTGAAGCTCTGAAGCAAAGCAATCCAGAATTCCACTCAACACCTAGACATCTTTACAATGTCAAAGCCAAAATTCGACAAGGATTGTCAG AAAAAAGTTTCAAATACTGGAGGCCCAATCTATCTGCTGCCGTTGGTGCACCCACTGTGAGATCA GTCAAGGTTACTAATTACATTGGTGGCAAATTTTTGGAATCGCAAGCATGTGAGGTCATTGATGTCATAAACCCT GCAACCCAAGAGGTTGGTTCTCAAGTTCCAATGACAACATTTGAAGAGTTTAAAGCAGCAGTTGATGCAGCTAAACAAGCATTTCCCCCGTGGAAGAATACACCAGTTTATACTCGTCAGCGTGTTATGTTTAAGTTACAGGAGCTCATCCGGAGGGATATT GACAAGATATCTATGAATCTCACTAAAGAGCAGGGCAAGACCTTGATTAGTTCAAAAGCTGATGTACTTTATGGTATAG AGCTTGTTGAGCGTGCGTGTGGTATGGCAACGCTACTGGCAGGAAAGTACGTACCAAATGCTGCTAATGGAATTGATACGCTTTGCACCAGAGAACCTATTGGTGTTTGTGCAGGGATTTGTCTCTCCAACTTACCCACCATGATTCCCCTTTGG ATGTTTCCAGTTGCAGTTACATGTGGAAATACATTTATTCTGAAGCCGTCTGAGAAGAATCCAG GGGTTTCAATGATGGTGGCGGCATTGGCAGCAGAAGCTGGCTTACCAGATGGTGTGTTAAATATTGTTCATGGCAATCAT GAAATTGCCAGGAATATATGTGGCGATGAAGATATAAAGGCTGTATCACTGGTCAGCCCAAATACT GTTGGAATGGACTTATATGCCAGAGCAGCTGTCAGAGGTAAACGCGTTCAA TCTAACATAGAAGTGAAAAATCACATCATTATCATGCCCGATGCAAGTGCTGATGCCGCGCTGGATGCTGTTATCGAATATGGCTTTGGTGCTTCTGGAACCCAGAGGTTCATCAGTCCTTGTGTAGCTGTTTTTGTTGGAAGCTCCTCCCAATG GGAACAAAAGCTTGTTGAGCGAGCAAAAGAGTTGAAAGTTAATGCTGGAGTAGAGCCTGGCACTGACATTGGACCAGTTATCAGTAAAgag gcAAAGGATAGAATGTGCAGATTAGTTCAAAGTGGTATATGTAGTGGCGCTAGACTTGTTCTTGATGGAAGACAAATTGTG GTTCAACGGTATGGGGAAGGGAACTTTCTGGGTCCTACTATTATGTGTGATGTTACAACCAGCATGGATTGCTACAAG GAAGAGGTGGACGGCCCAGTTCTTCTATGCATGCAG GCTGGAAACCTAGACGAAGCCATATCAATTGTTAACAGTAGCAA GCTCGGAAGGGGGGCTTCTATATTCACTTCTTCATGTGCTACTGCTAGGAAGTTTCAAAATGAAGTTGAAACCGGTCTG GTTGGGATAAATGTTCCCGTTTCTCTATCATTGCCGCTTTCCACGTTCAGTTGTTCTTCAGTAGCTGGAGATCTTGATTTCTGTG GGAATGCAGACGTGCATTTCTATACTCAGTCGAAAACAGTTGTTCAGCGTTGGAAGGAATTGCCTAGAGGACGAGTACCACCGTCTCATCCACATCCACCTACATTTGAGATCGAAACATGTAGCCCAGGAACATCTCCCGTGCAATGTTGTGGTTCTGAGAGAGATTCATTTGGAGGTATGGGCTCTAAAACTACGCCTTCAGCTCTACCGGAGTTACCTTCGGATGATTTCCCAATGGCCCTGGGATCGCCTCTTGCCTCCTCGTCTGCACCTCAACCAGTACCAATGGGGCTTGAAGGAGCAACAACGTTGCCCTCGACATCTCTGATGCACCAAGAGCAGTCGAGAATGATGCACTCAGCAACACCAGTGGATTCAACGAACCAACACGCATCAACTTCCACGCCTTCTTTATCATCCGATGGAATATGGAGTGAAAATATGGAGGCCATGAATGATCGTTCTCCTCCTACTACCGAGAGATTCTACCTCCCTACAATGTCAAGAGATGAGAATATGGCCATGTTATCTCGTAGGCATGACGGCCCTCCATTCTCCGAGAGACTTCATTTGCCCGTTTCTGATGGTATGCGCTTGACAAGGTTGAACGGAGACGCCTCTGCAAGATTGGATAGTGCAGCTGTGTCTCGATGTACTGAGATTTATTCGGCCTCAGCAGCACGGTGGAATGTCGAGGCATCATCGAACAGGAACTCTACCCTTTCAACTTCTCAAGGAATGTATGTCCAAACACCAAATTCACCAGCAGTGGAAGATCATCGCGAAGGAGTACTGTGA
- the LOC131001524 gene encoding methylmalonate-semialdehyde dehydrogenase [acylating], mitochondrial-like isoform X1, which produces MEIPSSSEFTWQNMMLPPPSRTFQDREDLISYVRDFGVSQGYIVTIRKSKKDRSVVLGCDRGGTYRNRRNGEEMKRKREASSRLINCPFQAIGKKDDDVWVLTVRNGEHNHEPLKDISEHRYSRRLTEEEVEQIKLMNEAGAKPRQMLEALKQSNPEFHSTPRHLYNVKAKIRQGLSEKSFKYWRPNLSAAVGAPTVRSVCAVPVKVTNYIGGKFLESQACEVIDVINPATQEVGSQVPMTTFEEFKAAVDAAKQAFPPWKNTPVYTRQRVMFKLQELIRRDIDKISMNLTKEQGKTLISSKADVLYGIELVERACGMATLLAGKYVPNAANGIDTLCTREPIGVCAGICLSNLPTMIPLWMFPVAVTCGNTFILKPSEKNPGVSMMVAALAAEAGLPDGVLNIVHGNHEIARNICGDEDIKAVSLVSPNTVGMDLYARAAVRGKRVQSNIEVKNHIIIMPDASADAALDAVIEYGFGASGTQRFISPCVAVFVGSSSQWEQKLVERAKELKVNAGVEPGTDIGPVISKEAKDRMCRLVQSGICSGARLVLDGRQIVVQRYGEGNFLGPTIMCDVTTSMDCYKEEVDGPVLLCMQAGNLDEAISIVNSSKLGRGASIFTSSCATARKFQNEVETGLVGINVPVSLSLPLSTFSCSSVAGDLDFCGNADVHFYTQSKTVVQRWKELPRGRVPPSHPHPPTFEIETCSPGTSPVQCCGSERDSFGGMGSKTTPSALPELPSDDFPMALGSPLASSSAPQPVPMGLEGATTLPSTSLMHQEQSRMMHSATPVDSTNQHASTSTPSLSSDGIWSENMEAMNDRSPPTTERFYLPTMSRDENMAMLSRRHDGPPFSERLHLPVSDGMRLTRLNGDASARLDSAAVSRCTEIYSASAARWNVEASSNRNSTLSTSQGMYVQTPNSPAVEDHREGVL; this is translated from the exons ATGGAAATCCCTTCCTCGTCTGAATTCACTTGGCAAAACATGATGCTTCCACCCCCGTCCCGAACGTTTCAGGATCGCGAAGACCTTATCAGTTATGTTCGTGATTTTGGTGTTAGCCAAGGATACATTGTAACGATACGGAAATCTAAGAAGGATAGAAGTGTTGTACTTGGTTGTGATAGAGGAGGTACTTATCGAAATAGGCGTAATGGTGAGGAGATGAAGCGCAAAAGGGAGGCTAGTTCTCGCCTCATAAACTGTCCTTTTCAAGCTATAGGAAAAAAAGACGATGATGTCTGGGTTCTCACAGTTAGAAATGGTGAGCACAACCATGAACCGCTAAAAGACATATCCGAGCACCGCTATAGTCGTCGTCTTACAGAGGAGGAGGTAGAGCAGATCAAGCTAATGAACGAAGCAGGAGCTAAGCCACGTCAAATGCTTGAAGCTCTGAAGCAAAGCAATCCAGAATTCCACTCAACACCTAGACATCTTTACAATGTCAAAGCCAAAATTCGACAAGGATTGTCAG AAAAAAGTTTCAAATACTGGAGGCCCAATCTATCTGCTGCCGTTGGTGCACCCACTGTGAGATCAGTATGTGCTGTCCCA GTCAAGGTTACTAATTACATTGGTGGCAAATTTTTGGAATCGCAAGCATGTGAGGTCATTGATGTCATAAACCCT GCAACCCAAGAGGTTGGTTCTCAAGTTCCAATGACAACATTTGAAGAGTTTAAAGCAGCAGTTGATGCAGCTAAACAAGCATTTCCCCCGTGGAAGAATACACCAGTTTATACTCGTCAGCGTGTTATGTTTAAGTTACAGGAGCTCATCCGGAGGGATATT GACAAGATATCTATGAATCTCACTAAAGAGCAGGGCAAGACCTTGATTAGTTCAAAAGCTGATGTACTTTATGGTATAG AGCTTGTTGAGCGTGCGTGTGGTATGGCAACGCTACTGGCAGGAAAGTACGTACCAAATGCTGCTAATGGAATTGATACGCTTTGCACCAGAGAACCTATTGGTGTTTGTGCAGGGATTTGTCTCTCCAACTTACCCACCATGATTCCCCTTTGG ATGTTTCCAGTTGCAGTTACATGTGGAAATACATTTATTCTGAAGCCGTCTGAGAAGAATCCAG GGGTTTCAATGATGGTGGCGGCATTGGCAGCAGAAGCTGGCTTACCAGATGGTGTGTTAAATATTGTTCATGGCAATCAT GAAATTGCCAGGAATATATGTGGCGATGAAGATATAAAGGCTGTATCACTGGTCAGCCCAAATACT GTTGGAATGGACTTATATGCCAGAGCAGCTGTCAGAGGTAAACGCGTTCAA TCTAACATAGAAGTGAAAAATCACATCATTATCATGCCCGATGCAAGTGCTGATGCCGCGCTGGATGCTGTTATCGAATATGGCTTTGGTGCTTCTGGAACCCAGAGGTTCATCAGTCCTTGTGTAGCTGTTTTTGTTGGAAGCTCCTCCCAATG GGAACAAAAGCTTGTTGAGCGAGCAAAAGAGTTGAAAGTTAATGCTGGAGTAGAGCCTGGCACTGACATTGGACCAGTTATCAGTAAAgag gcAAAGGATAGAATGTGCAGATTAGTTCAAAGTGGTATATGTAGTGGCGCTAGACTTGTTCTTGATGGAAGACAAATTGTG GTTCAACGGTATGGGGAAGGGAACTTTCTGGGTCCTACTATTATGTGTGATGTTACAACCAGCATGGATTGCTACAAG GAAGAGGTGGACGGCCCAGTTCTTCTATGCATGCAG GCTGGAAACCTAGACGAAGCCATATCAATTGTTAACAGTAGCAA GCTCGGAAGGGGGGCTTCTATATTCACTTCTTCATGTGCTACTGCTAGGAAGTTTCAAAATGAAGTTGAAACCGGTCTG GTTGGGATAAATGTTCCCGTTTCTCTATCATTGCCGCTTTCCACGTTCAGTTGTTCTTCAGTAGCTGGAGATCTTGATTTCTGTG GGAATGCAGACGTGCATTTCTATACTCAGTCGAAAACAGTTGTTCAGCGTTGGAAGGAATTGCCTAGAGGACGAGTACCACCGTCTCATCCACATCCACCTACATTTGAGATCGAAACATGTAGCCCAGGAACATCTCCCGTGCAATGTTGTGGTTCTGAGAGAGATTCATTTGGAGGTATGGGCTCTAAAACTACGCCTTCAGCTCTACCGGAGTTACCTTCGGATGATTTCCCAATGGCCCTGGGATCGCCTCTTGCCTCCTCGTCTGCACCTCAACCAGTACCAATGGGGCTTGAAGGAGCAACAACGTTGCCCTCGACATCTCTGATGCACCAAGAGCAGTCGAGAATGATGCACTCAGCAACACCAGTGGATTCAACGAACCAACACGCATCAACTTCCACGCCTTCTTTATCATCCGATGGAATATGGAGTGAAAATATGGAGGCCATGAATGATCGTTCTCCTCCTACTACCGAGAGATTCTACCTCCCTACAATGTCAAGAGATGAGAATATGGCCATGTTATCTCGTAGGCATGACGGCCCTCCATTCTCCGAGAGACTTCATTTGCCCGTTTCTGATGGTATGCGCTTGACAAGGTTGAACGGAGACGCCTCTGCAAGATTGGATAGTGCAGCTGTGTCTCGATGTACTGAGATTTATTCGGCCTCAGCAGCACGGTGGAATGTCGAGGCATCATCGAACAGGAACTCTACCCTTTCAACTTCTCAAGGAATGTATGTCCAAACACCAAATTCACCAGCAGTGGAAGATCATCGCGAAGGAGTACTGTGA
- the LOC131001520 gene encoding probable glycosyltransferase At5g03795 — translation MSAVKLQQQPPFAALCTLRRSVLTVAIVTLVSFTYLSLKSLHSPSLLSSPTTTSTARSVQPSLPEDVDYGDGDNAEKGVVLERERNESDDKEEDDVYHFPKVFRLNYEEMLKRFKVYVYSDGDPKTYYQTPRKLTGKYASEGYFFQNLRDSKFVTDDPDRADLFFIPISCHKMRGKGISYGNMTVIVRDYVEGLMSKYPYWNRTLGADHFFVTCHDVGVRATEGLPNLIKNSIRVVCSPSYDVGFIPHKDVALPQVLQPFALPAGGNDIENRTTLGFWAGHRNSKIRVILARVWENDTELDISNNRINRATGHLVYQRRFYRTKFCICPGGSQVNSARIADSIHYGCIPVILSNYYDLPFNDILNWHKFSVVLKEKDVYQLKQILKNITQEEFVRLHNNLVKVQKHFHWNSPAVSHDAFHMIMYELWLRHHVIKY, via the exons ATGTCGGCGGTAAAACTCCAGCAGCAACCGCCCTTCGCCGCTCTCTGCACGCTCCGACGCTCCGTCCTCACTGTCGCTATCGTAACGCTCGTTTCCTTCACTTACCTCTCCCTTAAATCCCTACACTCACCATCTCTCCTATCCTCCCCCACTACTACCTCTACCGCCCGCTCCGTACAACCCTCCCTGCCTGAG GATGTTGATTACGGCGACGGTGATAATGCTGAGAAAGGTGTGGTtttggaaagagagagaaatgagagtgACGATAAGGAGGAAGACGACGTATACCATTTTCCCAAGGTGTTTAGGTTGAACTATGAGGAGATGTTGAAGAGATTTAAGGTGTACGTGTACTCCGATGGGGATCCGAAGACCTATTACCAGACGCCGCGGAAGCTGACTGGAAAATATGCGAGCGAAGGTTACTTTTTTCAGAATCTTAGGGATAGTAAATTCGTGACGGATGATCCAGATCGGGCCGACTTGTTCTTCATCCCGATCTCTTGCCATAAGATGCGAGGAAAG GGTATATCATATGGGAACATGACTGTAATTGTCCGGGACTATGTGGAAGGATTGATGTCCAAGTACCCATATTGGAATAGAACTCTAGGTGCAGATCATTTCTTTGTTACGTGTCATGATGTTGGTGTGAGGGCCACTGAAGGACTTCCAAACCTTATAAAGAACTCGATTCGTGTTGTTTGCTCTCCCAGCTATGATGTTGGGTTTATACCGCACAAAGATGTTGCACTCCCTCAAGTTCTTCAGCCCTTTGCCCTTCCCGCTGGAGGAAATGATATAGAAAATAG GACGACACTCGGTTTCTGGGCAGGGCATAGGAATTCCAAGATTCGTGTCATATTGGCACGAGTATGGGAAAATGATACTGAACTTGACATTTCCAACAACAGAATTAATAGGGCCACTGGGCATCTTGTGTATCAAAGGAGATTTTACAGAACAAAATTCTGCATTTGCCCTGGTGGCTCTCAGGTCAATAGTGCCCGTATAGCAGACTCTATACATTATGGATGCATACCTG TGATACTCTCTAATTACTACGACTTGCCTTTCAATGACATACTAAATTGGCATAAATTTTCGGTGGTACTAAAGGAGAAGGATGTCTATCAGCTTAAGCAAATTCTGAAGAATATTACACAAGAAGAGTTCGTCAGATTGCACAACAATTTGGTCAAG GTCCAAAAACATTTCCATTGGAACTCACCTGCTGTCAGTCACGATGCCTTCCATATGATCATGTATGAGCTCTGGTTGCGCCATCATGTTATCAAATACTAA
- the LOC131001521 gene encoding uncharacterized protein LOC131001521 yields MQCPNKFFISPSLSLTSSPNPQTKNPAFQTRCTGRTHKIHESTCDGSVREIASKKAFCLPPNVKTITSTSNLFVKHCVKLRQSSSYRHLHGMVLVVGITPVREIYSSHMSESARPIIECLFVVGNCSLPEEMDSKAVHVVEVSSEVMKKISGIQSVDSVEVIALMRIPSTFRVVNDSLHDEDFQTLFSFPHRILVLDGIQDPGNLGTLVRSATAFRWDGVFLLPGCCDPFNDKALRACRGACFQIPIVSGSWEHIGALREEFQMKMLAGHPATGDDLKPVMKLSKDFAESIAGSPLCLVLGSEGAGLSQFSRRACELVSIPMAGEFESLNVSVAGGIFMYMLQHHNSQR; encoded by the exons ATGCAATGTCCGAACAAATTCTTCATCTCAccttctctttctctcactAGCTCACCGAATCCGCAGACCAAGAATCCAGCTTTTCAGACCCGCTGTACAGGTAGAACCCACAAAATCCATGAGAGCACTTGCGACGGAAGTGTTCGTGAAATTGCCTCAAAGAAGGCGTTTTGTTTACCTCCAAATGTGAAAACCATTACAAGCACGTCGAACCTATTTGTTAAACATTGTGTGAAGCTTCGACAGAGTTCCTCGTATCGCCATCTTCATGGCATGGTTCTCGTTGTTGGCATTACTCCTGTAAG GGAGATTTACAGCTCTCATATGTCAGAGTCAGCTAGGCCTATAATTGAGTGCTTGTTTGTAGTCGGTAACTGTTCTCTTCCTGAAGAAATGGACAGTAAAGCTGTTCATGTCGTTGAAGTTAGTTCAGAGGTGATGAAAAAAATATCTGGTATCCAGTCCGTTGATTCTGTTGAAGTCATTGCTTTGATGAGAATTCCTTCAACTTTTCGGGTTGTCAACGATAGCCTGCATGATGAAGATTTCCAAACATTGTTTTCATTCCCACATAGGATTCTAGTTCTTGACGGGATCCAG GATCCTGGAAACCTAGGCACACTTGTAAGATCTGCAACAGCATTTAGATGG GATGGTGTGTTTCTGCTTCCTGGTTGTTGTGATCCATTCAACGACAAAGCACTCCGAGCTTGTCGAGGAGCCTGCTTTCAGATTCCGATTGTTTCGGGTAGTTGGGAACACATAGGAGCTCTCAGAGAAGAGTTCCAAATGAAGATGTTGGCCGGCCATCCTGCCACGGGGGACGACCTGAAACCGGTGATGAAGCTTTCTAAAGATTTTGCTGAGTCCATCGCAGGTTCGCCTCTGTGTCTAGTTTTAGGCAGCGAAGGTGCCGGGCTTTCGCAGTTCAGCCGGAGGGCTTGTGAGCTTGTAAGCATTCCCATGGCTGGAGAATTTGAGTCTCTGAATGTTTCTGTAGCTGGTGGGATTTTCATGTATATGTTGCAGCATCACAATTCACAACGCTAA